One Candidatus Thermoplasmatota archaeon DNA segment encodes these proteins:
- a CDS encoding NAD(P)-dependent oxidoreductase encodes MKVLITGGAGFLGSVLVRGLVNRGHKVRVLDRFLYGKKPLEGLVGIEIVEGDIRDITALVRAMRGIDAVIHLACIVGDAAADLDLETTMEVNYLATKNIAELCKLYKKKLLFASTCSVYGKLLDRDVSERYRVLPRQSVSLYGRSKVMAEKAIYDLRIPYTILRLGTLFGYSPRMRFDLAINLFIAKAIKGETITLYGGDQWRPWLHVQDAANAFTMALEENWKGVFNVAWKNIQLKEVVSELRKYFSGLRVEVSKNIVDKRNYRVNFSKSLRAGFRPQRTIKEAVSEIRHAFDVGLIDDYMLPQYSNYKHLFTDVETQKKVYIKGPLGERV; translated from the coding sequence GTGAAGGTTTTGATAACTGGCGGTGCTGGATTTTTAGGTAGCGTGTTAGTAAGAGGGTTAGTTAACAGAGGGCATAAAGTTAGAGTTTTAGACAGGTTTTTGTATGGAAAAAAACCTTTGGAAGGACTTGTGGGCATAGAAATAGTCGAGGGAGATATTAGAGACATAACAGCTCTTGTTAGAGCTATGAGGGGTATTGATGCTGTTATCCACCTGGCTTGTATTGTTGGTGATGCGGCAGCCGACCTAGACTTAGAAACAACAATGGAAGTTAATTATCTAGCAACAAAAAATATCGCCGAGTTATGCAAACTTTATAAGAAAAAGTTGCTATTTGCAAGTACTTGTTCTGTTTATGGAAAGCTGTTAGATAGAGATGTTAGCGAAAGATATAGGGTTTTGCCAAGACAGTCTGTAAGCCTATATGGAAGGTCAAAAGTAATGGCAGAAAAGGCGATTTATGACCTAAGAATACCTTATACTATCCTAAGGCTGGGGACTTTATTTGGGTATTCGCCAAGAATGAGATTTGACCTAGCAATAAATCTGTTTATAGCTAAGGCAATAAAAGGCGAAACGATAACTTTGTATGGGGGAGACCAATGGAGACCTTGGCTACATGTTCAGGATGCAGCTAATGCTTTTACGATGGCTTTAGAGGAGAATTGGAAGGGGGTTTTTAATGTTGCGTGGAAAAATATTCAGCTAAAGGAAGTAGTTTCTGAGCTGAGGAAATATTTTAGTGGGCTGAGGGTTGAGGTTTCTAAAAACATAGTTGATAAGAGAAACTATAGAGTTAACTTTAGCAAATCTCTAAGAGCTGGTTTTAGGCCACAGAGAACAATTAAGGAGGCTGTTAGTGAAATTAGGCATGCATTTGATGTTGGGTTGATAGATGATTATATGCTACCACAGTATAGCAATTACAAACACCTGTTTACTGATGTTGAGACACAAAAGAAGGTCTATATAAAAGGGCCTTTGG
- a CDS encoding WxcM-like domain-containing protein: MEEPKTKDLFRHIDDRGVLDMIFNLDLPFDVKRIYTTINKKGIIRGMHGHRNEWKAFYCFKGAIKIVASHMDKDEIKGFILDEMKPQLFILPKNYYHGYTSLSEEARVVILSSATLEDSKKDDHRLEPKGFKEYFEVVDR; this comes from the coding sequence ATGGAAGAGCCAAAGACCAAAGATTTGTTTAGACATATTGATGATAGAGGGGTGCTAGATATGATCTTTAACCTCGACTTGCCTTTTGATGTTAAAAGGATTTACACAACGATAAATAAGAAAGGGATAATTAGAGGAATGCATGGGCACAGAAATGAGTGGAAGGCATTTTATTGTTTTAAGGGGGCAATAAAAATTGTTGCTAGCCATATGGACAAAGATGAGATAAAGGGCTTTATTTTAGATGAGATGAAGCCACAGCTATTCATATTGCCAAAGAATTATTACCATGGCTATACCTCTCTTAGTGAGGAAGCTAGGGTTGTGATATTGTCTAGTGCAACTCTAGAGGACTCTAAAAAAGATGACCATAGGCTTGAGCCTAAAGGCTTTAAAGAATATTTTGAGGTGGTTGATAGGTGA